The following proteins come from a genomic window of Dreissena polymorpha isolate Duluth1 chromosome 1, UMN_Dpol_1.0, whole genome shotgun sequence:
- the LOC127833675 gene encoding craniofacial development protein 2-like, with amino-acid sequence MTLTLQLKGKRNATIVSCYAPTMTNPDDIKDKFNEELDKIIDSAPKPDKQVVLGDFNARVWSDVDTWEGVIGKHGVGSCNSNGLLLLRLCAQHNLSVTNTLFQLPNRNKISWMHPPSKHWHLIDYVIVRSADRNDVRVTKSMCGADCWTDHRLIISRLNFHIQPPRRPQGKKPPKRLNIEKLNNADVKKQVASELDDKLKSMPLNSGNIEQDWADFKNTVHSTCCTLLGPKTHSHKDWFDENNEAIDKLLEKKNMLLKLNLSNKTQANAAALHQAKQKVQVELRHMKDKWLKQKADEIQDYADSHNSKRFYQAVRTLYGPQPAGTSPLLSEDGTKLITDKSGILDRWAEHFESVLNMPSTISDEAINRLPQA; translated from the coding sequence ATGACGCTCACTCTTCAACTGAAAGGAAAAAGAAACGCAACCATTGTTAGCTGCTATGCTCCTACCATGACAAACCCTGATGACATCAAggacaagtttaatgaagagcTTGATAAAATTATTGACTCCGCACCCAAACCAGACAAACAAGTGGTTCTTGGCGACTTCAATGCCCGTGTCTGGTCAGATGTAGACACGTGGGAAGGAGTCATTGGCAAACACGGTGTTGGATCTTGCAACAGCAATGGTCTACTCTTGCTCAGATTGTGTGCCCAGCATAACCTTAGTGTAACAAACACACTCTTCCAGCTGCCAAACCGAAACAAAATCTCTTGGATGCACCCGCCCTCAAAACACTGGCATCTTATCGACTATGTCATTGTCAGGTCTGCCGACAGGAATGATGTGCGAGTGACAAAGTCAATGTGTGGAGCAGATTGCTGGACGGACCACCGCCTCATAATAAGTAGACTCAACTTTCATATTCAACCTCCTAGGCGCCCACAGGGGAAGAAACCTCCAAAACGTCTGAATATTGAGAAGCTAAACAATGCTGACGTCAAAAAGCAGGTAGCAAGTGAGTTGGATGATAAACTTAAGTCAATGCCTTTAAATTCTGGCAACATTGAACAAGACTGGGCGGACTTCAAGAACACTGTACACTCGACATGCTGTACCTTACTTGGTCCTAAAACGCACTCTCACAAGGATTGGTTTGATGAAAACAACGAGGCTATCGACAAACTGCTTGAAAAAAAGAATATGCTCTTAAAGCTGAACCTCTCAAATAAAACCCAAGCCAACGCAGCTGCTCTACACCAGGCAAAGCAAAAGGTTCAGGTTGAGCTAAGGCACATGAAAGACAAATGGCTCAAACAAAAAGCCGATGAAATCCAGGACTATGCTGACTCTCACAACTCCAAACGTTTCTACCAAGCTGTCAGAACACTGTATGGTCCTCAGCCTGCTGGTACATCACCGCTGCTATCTGAAGATGGAACCAAACTTATCACAGACAAGTCTGGCATTCTTGATAGGTGGGCTGAGCACTTTGAGTCGGTTTTAAACATGCCATCCACAATCAGTGACGAAGCAATAAATCGCTTACCTCAGGCCTAA